Proteins encoded by one window of Azospirillum brasilense:
- a CDS encoding ABC transporter substrate-binding protein, producing MIARLLAGAALAALAVGSAQAQQGKISGDVVKIGVLNDRSGLYADLGGEGSVVAVRMAVEEVGGKILGKPIEVIAADHQNKPDIGSNLSREWIDRDGVDVIVDVPNSGVALAVQEVTREKKKLFLMQGPATSRLTGDACSPTGFHWAYDTRALAVGTGQAIVKEGGKSWFFLTADYAFGHQLETDTAAQVKKAGGTVVGAVRAPLNTADFSSFLLQAQSSGAQVIGLANAGGDTITSIKQASEFGLTQSGQQKLAGLLIFLSDVHALGLQVAQDLVLTTGFYWDMDDEKRAWSEKYKAKTGKMPTMVQAGSYSSVKHYLKAIEAAGTDDGPTVAAKMKEMPVNDMFAKNGKILPNGRMVHDMYLARVKKPSESKGPWDYYEIIRTIPGDEAFATMAESGCKLPG from the coding sequence ATGATTGCACGTCTGCTTGCCGGGGCGGCGCTTGCCGCGCTGGCCGTCGGTTCCGCGCAGGCCCAGCAGGGCAAGATCTCCGGCGACGTCGTGAAGATCGGCGTCCTCAACGACCGCTCCGGCCTCTACGCCGACCTCGGCGGCGAGGGCTCGGTGGTTGCCGTCCGCATGGCGGTGGAGGAGGTGGGCGGCAAGATTCTGGGCAAGCCCATCGAAGTGATCGCCGCCGACCACCAGAACAAGCCCGACATCGGCTCCAACCTGTCCCGCGAATGGATCGACCGCGACGGGGTGGACGTCATCGTCGACGTGCCGAACTCCGGCGTCGCCCTGGCGGTGCAGGAGGTGACGCGCGAGAAGAAGAAGCTCTTCCTGATGCAGGGGCCGGCGACCTCGCGCCTGACCGGCGACGCCTGCTCTCCCACCGGCTTCCACTGGGCCTACGACACCCGCGCGCTGGCCGTCGGCACCGGGCAGGCCATCGTGAAGGAAGGCGGCAAGAGCTGGTTCTTCCTGACCGCCGACTACGCCTTCGGTCACCAGCTTGAAACCGACACGGCGGCGCAGGTGAAGAAGGCCGGCGGCACGGTCGTCGGCGCGGTGCGGGCGCCGCTGAACACGGCGGACTTCTCCTCCTTCCTGCTGCAGGCGCAATCGTCGGGCGCCCAGGTCATCGGCCTCGCCAACGCCGGCGGCGACACCATCACCTCGATCAAGCAGGCGTCGGAGTTCGGCCTGACGCAGAGCGGGCAGCAGAAGCTGGCCGGGCTGCTGATCTTCCTGTCGGACGTGCACGCGCTGGGGCTCCAGGTCGCCCAGGACCTCGTCCTGACCACCGGCTTCTATTGGGACATGGACGACGAGAAGCGCGCCTGGTCGGAGAAGTACAAGGCGAAGACCGGCAAGATGCCGACGATGGTGCAGGCCGGCAGCTATTCCTCGGTGAAGCATTACCTGAAGGCCATCGAGGCGGCGGGGACCGACGACGGGCCGACCGTCGCCGCCAAGATGAAGGAGATGCCGGTCAACGATATGTTCGCCAAGAACGGCAAGATCCTGCCGAACGGGCGCATGGTCCACGACATGTATCTGGCCCGCGTGAAGAAGCCCAGCGAGTCCAAGGGGCCGTGGGATTATTACGAGATCATCCGCACCATCCCCGGCGACGAGGCCTTCGCCACCATGGCGGAAAGCGGCTGCAAGCTGCCGGGCTGA
- a CDS encoding enoyl-CoA hydratase/isomerase family protein, whose protein sequence is MSDPAETQFAEILFERRGSIGLVTLNRPKALNALTLGMIRLFDPQLRAWIADPEIKAIVVQGAGEKAFCAGGDVVNLYETGKAAKAGQGDGASIRAFFSEEYVLNRLIHTCPKPYVALIDGISMGGGVGLSVHGSHRIVTERTMFAMPETGIGLYPDVGGTYFLPRLPGQVGIWLGLTGDRLKAADMIEVGAADAFVPSARLESLIAELSDGVPADEAVARHREEAGEPPVAANRAAIDRCYAHNEVEAIVAALEAEGTEWSAGQLATLKRVSPTSLKVTLEALRRGAKLDFDGCMVQELRLSLAFLDRHDVYEGIRAALVDKDRNPRWSPASLADVTAEEVAGYFAEPVGGDLRFTE, encoded by the coding sequence ATGAGCGACCCCGCCGAGACTCAGTTCGCCGAGATCCTGTTCGAACGCCGCGGCTCCATCGGGCTGGTGACGCTGAACCGCCCGAAGGCGCTGAACGCCCTGACGCTGGGCATGATCCGCCTGTTCGATCCGCAGCTGCGCGCCTGGATCGCCGATCCGGAGATCAAAGCCATCGTCGTGCAGGGCGCGGGGGAGAAGGCCTTCTGCGCCGGCGGCGACGTGGTGAACCTGTACGAGACGGGCAAGGCCGCCAAGGCGGGGCAGGGGGACGGCGCGTCCATCCGCGCCTTCTTCAGCGAGGAATACGTCCTCAACCGCCTGATCCACACCTGCCCGAAGCCCTATGTGGCGCTGATCGACGGCATCAGCATGGGCGGCGGCGTCGGCCTGTCGGTGCACGGGTCGCACCGGATCGTGACCGAGCGGACGATGTTCGCCATGCCGGAGACGGGCATCGGACTCTATCCGGACGTCGGGGGCACCTACTTCCTGCCGCGCCTGCCCGGACAGGTCGGCATCTGGCTGGGCCTGACCGGCGACCGTCTGAAGGCGGCCGACATGATCGAGGTCGGCGCCGCCGACGCCTTCGTCCCCAGCGCCCGGCTGGAGTCCCTGATCGCCGAACTGTCCGACGGCGTGCCGGCCGACGAGGCGGTTGCCCGCCATCGCGAGGAAGCCGGAGAACCGCCGGTCGCCGCCAACCGCGCGGCCATCGACCGCTGCTACGCCCACAACGAGGTGGAGGCCATCGTCGCCGCCCTGGAGGCCGAAGGCACGGAGTGGTCCGCCGGCCAGCTCGCCACGCTGAAGCGGGTGTCGCCGACCAGCCTGAAGGTGACGCTGGAGGCTCTGCGCCGCGGCGCCAAGCTGGACTTCGACGGCTGCATGGTCCAGGAGCTTCGCCTCAGCCTCGCCTTCCTCGACCGCCATGATGTCTACGAAGGCATCCGCGCGGCGCTGGTGGACAAGGATCGGAATCCGCGCTGGTCGCCAGCCTCCTTGGCCGACGTGACGGCTGAAGAGGTGGCCGGTTACTTCGCCGAACCCGTTGGCGGGGATTTGCGCTTTACCGAATGA
- the hemB gene encoding porphobilinogen synthase produces the protein MSASHFRSPASFPRTRLRRNRADAWTRRLVAENRLTVDDLIWPVFVIEGQNQRVPVASMPGVERLTIDLLTEAVAAAGDLGIPCVALFPVVGAEGKSEDAAEAYRPDNLMNRAIRALKAAVPHVGILGDVALDPYTTHGHDGLLRDGYIQNDETVEVLARQALSQADAGVDIVAPSDMMDGRIGLIRDRLDSHGHELVRLCSYAAKYASAFYGPFRDAVNSGGFLKGDKKTYQMNPANTDEALHEVALDLQEGADMVMVKPGLPYLDVIRRVKDTFAVPTFAYHVSGEYAMLRAAAQNGWLDYDKALLETLTGFKRAGCDAILTYGAVDAARRLQEG, from the coding sequence ATGTCCGCTTCGCATTTCCGGTCCCCGGCGTCCTTCCCGCGCACCCGGCTGCGCCGCAACCGCGCCGACGCCTGGACCCGCCGCCTCGTCGCCGAAAACCGCCTGACCGTGGACGACCTGATCTGGCCGGTCTTCGTCATCGAGGGGCAGAACCAGCGGGTGCCCGTGGCCTCGATGCCCGGCGTGGAGCGTCTGACCATCGACCTGCTGACCGAGGCGGTGGCCGCGGCTGGCGATCTCGGCATCCCCTGCGTCGCCCTGTTCCCGGTCGTCGGCGCCGAAGGCAAGTCGGAGGACGCGGCGGAGGCCTACCGCCCCGACAACCTGATGAACCGCGCCATCCGCGCGCTGAAGGCCGCGGTGCCGCATGTCGGAATCCTGGGCGACGTGGCGCTGGACCCCTACACCACCCACGGCCACGACGGCCTGCTGCGCGACGGCTACATCCAGAACGACGAGACGGTCGAGGTGCTGGCCCGGCAGGCGCTGTCGCAGGCCGACGCCGGCGTGGACATCGTCGCCCCGTCGGACATGATGGACGGCCGCATCGGCCTGATCCGCGACCGGCTGGACAGCCACGGCCACGAGCTGGTGCGGCTGTGCTCCTACGCCGCCAAATACGCCTCGGCCTTCTACGGCCCGTTCCGCGACGCGGTGAACTCCGGCGGCTTCCTGAAGGGCGACAAGAAGACCTACCAGATGAACCCCGCCAACACCGACGAGGCCCTGCACGAGGTCGCCCTCGACCTGCAGGAAGGGGCGGACATGGTGATGGTGAAGCCCGGCCTGCCCTATCTGGACGTCATCCGCCGGGTGAAGGACACCTTCGCCGTCCCGACCTTCGCCTACCACGTCTCCGGCGAATACGCGATGCTGCGCGCCGCCGCGCAGAACGGCTGGCTGGATTACGACAAGGCGCTGCTGGAGACCTTGACCGGCTTCAAGCGCGCCGGCTGCGACGCCATCCTGACCTACGGCGCCGTAGACGCGGCGCGGCGGCTGCAGGAGGGCTGA
- a CDS encoding branched-chain amino acid ABC transporter permease, whose protein sequence is MPGLLALAVLLLVLIAAPYVLYPVFVMKVLCFALFACAFNLLIGFAGLLSFGHAAFFGGAAYITAHTVKVWGLPPELGILLGTAFSATLGLAFGALAIRRQGIYFAMITLALSQMVFFMALQLKFTGGEDGIQAVPRGHLFGMIDLSQPMAMYYTVLAVFLFGFMVIWRTVHSPFGQVLKAIRENEPRAISLGYRTDHYKLMAFVLSAALAGLAGGTKAIVFQLATLTDVQWQMSGAVVLMTLLGGIGTLFGPVVGAALVVTLENYLAASNLPVPVVIGVIFVACVLLFRRGIVGEIAARFGGKRP, encoded by the coding sequence ATGCCGGGCCTTCTGGCCCTGGCCGTGCTGCTGCTGGTCCTGATCGCCGCGCCCTACGTGCTGTACCCCGTCTTCGTGATGAAGGTGCTGTGCTTCGCGCTGTTCGCCTGCGCCTTCAACCTGCTGATCGGTTTCGCCGGCCTCCTGAGCTTCGGTCATGCCGCCTTCTTCGGCGGGGCGGCCTACATCACCGCCCACACGGTGAAGGTCTGGGGGCTGCCGCCGGAACTCGGCATCCTGCTGGGCACCGCTTTTTCCGCGACGCTTGGGCTTGCCTTCGGCGCGCTGGCGATCCGGCGGCAGGGCATCTATTTCGCCATGATCACGCTGGCGCTGTCGCAGATGGTCTTCTTCATGGCGCTCCAGCTCAAGTTCACGGGCGGCGAGGACGGCATCCAGGCCGTGCCGCGCGGCCATCTGTTCGGGATGATCGACCTCAGCCAGCCGATGGCGATGTACTACACGGTGCTGGCGGTCTTCCTGTTCGGCTTCATGGTGATCTGGCGCACCGTGCATTCACCCTTCGGGCAGGTGCTGAAGGCGATCCGCGAGAACGAACCGCGCGCCATCTCGCTCGGCTACCGCACCGACCACTACAAGCTGATGGCCTTCGTCCTGTCCGCCGCCCTGGCCGGACTGGCCGGGGGCACCAAGGCCATCGTCTTCCAGCTCGCCACCCTGACCGACGTGCAGTGGCAGATGTCCGGCGCGGTGGTGCTGATGACCCTCCTCGGCGGCATCGGAACGCTGTTCGGCCCGGTGGTCGGAGCGGCGCTGGTGGTGACGCTGGAGAATTATCTGGCGGCGAGCAACCTGCCGGTGCCGGTGGTGATCGGCGTCATCTTCGTCGCCTGCGTGCTGTTGTTCCGCCGCGGCATTGTCGGGGAGATCGCCGCCCGGTTCGGTGGCAAGCGCCCATGA
- a CDS encoding branched-chain amino acid ABC transporter permease gives MSTIFGIPPQALFGQLLLGLINGSFYALLSLGLAVIFGMLNVINFAHGALYMLGAFVAWLLLTMAGIGYWWALLLAPLVVGAFGVILEKTLLSRLYKLDHLYGLLLTFGLALIVEGVFRHFYGVSGQPYPIPDLLRGGQNLGFMFLPNYRGWVVVASLVVCLATWYAIERTKLGAYLRAATENPVLVQAFGINVPLMITATYGFGVALAGLAGVLAAPIYQVSPLMGSNLIIVVFAVVVIGGMGSILGAVLTGYGLGLLEGLTKVFYPEASNIVVFVIMAVVLLIKPAGLFGRER, from the coding sequence ATGTCCACCATTTTCGGAATCCCGCCCCAGGCGCTGTTCGGGCAGCTTCTGCTGGGGCTGATCAACGGGTCCTTCTACGCGCTGCTCAGCCTCGGGCTGGCGGTGATCTTCGGCATGCTGAACGTCATCAACTTCGCCCACGGCGCGCTCTACATGCTGGGGGCCTTCGTGGCGTGGCTGCTGCTGACCATGGCGGGGATCGGCTACTGGTGGGCGCTGCTGCTGGCACCGCTGGTCGTCGGCGCCTTCGGCGTGATTCTGGAGAAGACCCTGCTCAGCCGCCTCTACAAGCTCGACCATCTCTATGGGCTGCTGCTGACCTTCGGCCTCGCGCTGATCGTGGAGGGAGTGTTCCGCCATTTCTACGGTGTGTCGGGCCAGCCCTACCCGATCCCCGACCTGCTGCGCGGCGGGCAAAATCTGGGCTTCATGTTCCTGCCCAACTACCGCGGCTGGGTCGTCGTCGCCTCGCTGGTCGTCTGCCTCGCCACCTGGTACGCCATCGAGCGCACGAAGCTCGGCGCCTACCTGCGCGCCGCCACCGAGAATCCGGTTCTGGTCCAGGCCTTCGGCATCAATGTGCCGCTGATGATCACCGCGACCTACGGGTTCGGTGTCGCTCTGGCCGGGCTGGCCGGCGTTCTCGCCGCGCCGATCTATCAGGTGTCGCCGCTGATGGGCTCCAACCTGATCATCGTCGTCTTCGCCGTGGTGGTGATCGGCGGCATGGGGTCGATTCTGGGGGCGGTGCTGACCGGATACGGCCTGGGCCTGTTGGAAGGTCTGACGAAGGTGTTCTATCCGGAGGCGTCCAACATCGTCGTCTTCGTCATCATGGCCGTGGTGCTGCTGATCAAGCCCGCTGGCCTGTTCGGGCGGGAGAGGTGA
- a CDS encoding L-2-amino-thiazoline-4-carboxylic acid hydrolase produces the protein MAGTIHPFYEEHREAMEAAMRQRLDLAEAMLGEHVPPSDIEGIKGEVMDEFGIVLSQMPYVGGADSRMSDFFMRLLGFMAISRVLRRHDVPLSVIGDVEREAYKAQLLTVPEAERLAAGRAFLSPENQAFLREQAAKSHQERFPEDFVYDFVEPGPGDSFEFGINYKACGFCKFAARHGDKDILPNICGLDFDAYATRGIHLDRTQTLAGGASHCDFRFSRLRRD, from the coding sequence ATGGCCGGGACCATCCATCCCTTTTACGAGGAGCACCGCGAGGCGATGGAAGCGGCCATGCGCCAGCGCCTCGACCTTGCCGAAGCGATGTTGGGCGAGCACGTCCCCCCCTCCGACATCGAAGGAATCAAGGGGGAGGTGATGGACGAGTTCGGCATCGTGCTCTCCCAGATGCCCTATGTCGGGGGCGCGGACAGCCGCATGAGCGACTTCTTCATGCGGCTCCTGGGCTTCATGGCGATCAGCCGGGTGCTTAGGCGGCACGATGTGCCGCTGTCGGTGATCGGCGATGTCGAGCGGGAGGCCTACAAGGCCCAACTGCTCACCGTGCCCGAAGCGGAACGCCTTGCCGCGGGGCGTGCGTTCCTGTCTCCGGAGAATCAGGCTTTTCTGCGCGAGCAGGCGGCGAAAAGCCATCAGGAGCGGTTTCCCGAGGATTTCGTCTACGATTTCGTCGAGCCGGGTCCAGGGGACAGTTTCGAGTTCGGCATCAACTACAAAGCCTGCGGTTTCTGCAAGTTTGCGGCCCGCCACGGCGACAAGGACATCCTGCCGAACATCTGCGGGCTTGATTTCGACGCCTACGCGACACGCGGCATCCATCTGGACAGAACACAAACCTTGGCCGGCGGCGCCAGCCACTGCGATTTCCGGTTCTCGCGGCTGCGGCGGGATTGA
- a CDS encoding YbhB/YbcL family Raf kinase inhibitor-like protein, with protein sequence MRNRSALLLAAILAIGAAPATAFELTSPDIKDGAPLGERHVFAGFGCTGENLSPTLAWKDAPAGTRSFAVTAYDPDAPTGSGWWHWIVFNIPATTLQLSAGAGNPDTGLLPAGALQSRTDFGTPGYGGACPPVGDTPHRYVFTVHALKTDSLPLDANSSGAMVGFLLNANRLEKATLTARYGR encoded by the coding sequence ATGCGCAATCGTTCCGCTCTCCTGCTCGCCGCCATCCTTGCCATAGGCGCCGCCCCGGCCACCGCTTTTGAGCTGACCAGCCCCGACATCAAGGACGGGGCGCCGCTGGGCGAGCGGCATGTCTTCGCCGGCTTCGGCTGCACAGGGGAAAATCTCTCGCCAACGTTGGCCTGGAAGGACGCACCGGCCGGCACGCGCAGCTTCGCTGTCACCGCGTACGACCCCGATGCGCCGACAGGCAGCGGCTGGTGGCATTGGATCGTCTTTAACATTCCCGCCACCACCCTGCAGCTCTCGGCCGGGGCTGGAAATCCGGACACGGGATTGCTTCCGGCCGGAGCGTTGCAAAGCCGCACCGACTTCGGCACGCCGGGCTACGGCGGTGCCTGTCCGCCGGTCGGCGACACACCACACCGCTACGTCTTCACCGTCCACGCATTGAAGACGGACAGCCTTCCGCTCGACGCGAACTCGTCGGGCGCCATGGTCGGCTTTCTACTGAACGCCAACCGCCTGGAAAAGGCCACGCTGACCGCGCGTTACGGTCGATGA
- a CDS encoding ABC transporter ATP-binding protein, producing MPDGATVRTAMLEVSDLHAFYGESHVLHGVNLEVRQGEVVTLLGRNGAGKTTTMRSIMGIVGKRTGAIRFQGQELIGMAPHKIPRLGIGYVPEERGIFASLNVDENLTLPPIVKDGGMTVHQIHELFPNLQGRGSTQGTRLSGGEQQMLAIARILRTGATMILLDEPTEGLAPVIIEQIGMAVRKLKQRGFTILLVEQNFRFAATIADRHYMMEEGHVVDMIPNNQLAANMEKLHTYLGV from the coding sequence ATGCCTGACGGCGCAACGGTGAGGACCGCAATGCTGGAGGTCTCGGATCTCCACGCCTTCTACGGCGAGAGCCACGTCCTGCACGGGGTGAACCTGGAGGTCCGCCAAGGCGAGGTGGTGACCCTGCTGGGCCGCAATGGCGCCGGCAAGACGACCACCATGCGTTCCATCATGGGCATCGTCGGCAAGCGCACCGGCGCCATCCGCTTCCAGGGACAGGAGCTGATCGGCATGGCGCCGCACAAGATTCCGCGCCTCGGCATCGGCTATGTGCCGGAGGAACGGGGCATCTTCGCCTCGCTCAACGTCGATGAGAATTTGACGCTGCCGCCCATCGTCAAGGACGGCGGGATGACGGTTCACCAGATCCACGAGCTGTTCCCCAACCTGCAGGGCCGGGGCTCGACCCAGGGCACCCGCCTGTCGGGCGGCGAGCAGCAGATGCTGGCCATCGCCCGCATCCTGCGCACCGGCGCCACCATGATCCTCCTCGACGAGCCGACGGAAGGGCTGGCCCCGGTGATCATCGAGCAGATCGGGATGGCCGTCCGCAAGCTGAAGCAACGCGGCTTCACCATCCTGCTGGTGGAGCAGAATTTCCGCTTCGCCGCCACCATCGCCGACCGCCATTACATGATGGAGGAAGGCCACGTGGTGGACATGATCCCGAACAACCAGCTCGCCGCCAATATGGAGAAGTTGCACACGTATCTGGGTGTCTGA
- a CDS encoding ABC transporter ATP-binding protein, producing the protein MASDVILETRGLTKEFRGFVAVRDVSLRVKRGSIHALIGPNGAGKTTVFNLLTKFLQPSNGHILFNGRDITAVKPADVARLGIIRSFQISAVFPHLSVLENVRVGLQRPLGNSFHFWKSESVLDRLNGRAMELLEDVGLAGYAHRPAAELPYGRKRALEIATTLALEPEMLLLDEPMAGMGHEDIDRIAALIKRVSANRTILMVEHNLSVVSNLSDWITVLARGEVLAEGPYAEVSRHPKVREAYMGSGHA; encoded by the coding sequence ATGGCAAGTGACGTCATTCTGGAGACGCGCGGACTGACCAAGGAATTCCGGGGCTTCGTCGCCGTCCGCGACGTCAGCCTGCGGGTCAAACGGGGGTCCATCCATGCGCTGATCGGTCCCAACGGGGCCGGTAAAACGACCGTTTTCAATCTGCTCACCAAGTTCCTTCAGCCCAGCAACGGACACATCCTGTTCAACGGGCGCGACATCACCGCGGTGAAACCGGCGGATGTGGCCCGGTTGGGCATCATCCGCTCCTTCCAAATTTCGGCGGTTTTCCCGCATCTGTCGGTTCTGGAGAATGTGCGGGTCGGCCTGCAACGGCCCCTCGGCAACTCCTTCCACTTTTGGAAATCGGAATCGGTGCTCGACCGGCTGAACGGGCGGGCGATGGAGCTGCTGGAGGATGTCGGGCTCGCCGGCTACGCCCACCGGCCCGCGGCGGAGCTTCCCTACGGCCGCAAGCGGGCGCTGGAGATCGCCACGACGCTGGCCCTGGAACCGGAGATGCTTCTGCTGGACGAACCGATGGCCGGCATGGGGCACGAGGACATCGACCGCATCGCCGCACTGATCAAGCGGGTCTCGGCCAACCGCACGATCCTGATGGTGGAGCACAACCTGTCCGTGGTCTCCAACCTGTCGGACTGGATCACCGTGCTGGCCCGCGGCGAGGTCCTGGCCGAAGGCCCCTACGCCGAGGTGTCGCGCCACCCGAAGGTCCGGGAAGCCTACATGGGGAGCGGTCATGCCTGA
- a CDS encoding metallophosphoesterase family protein produces MKKLAHISDLHFGRIDPLVVDGLLADLTAARPDLIVISGDLVQRAKARHFLEARAFLEKLPFPYLVVPGNHDIPVYNVVRRFLDPFGNYKRYITTDLSPFHIDSEIAVLGINTARSVITDFSEGRMNKAQIKRVREVFCEVPDTVFKVLFTHHPFLPPPDAPKTKLVGRHKLALPALESCGVDLLLAGHLHRAYSGDIMTHHTQVARSILVAQASTATSTRLRNEANAYNLIAIEPPRVTFEVRSWEGAAFTGGLVSQWRKDGHRWIMEMQDSGFRPVSGAA; encoded by the coding sequence GTGAAGAAGCTCGCCCACATCTCGGACCTGCATTTCGGGCGGATCGACCCGCTGGTGGTCGACGGCCTGCTGGCCGATCTGACGGCGGCGCGGCCCGACCTGATCGTCATCTCCGGCGATCTCGTCCAGCGCGCCAAGGCCCGCCATTTCCTGGAGGCGCGGGCCTTCCTGGAAAAGCTGCCCTTCCCCTATCTGGTCGTGCCGGGCAACCACGACATCCCGGTGTACAACGTGGTGCGCCGCTTCCTCGACCCCTTCGGCAACTACAAGCGCTACATCACCACCGACCTCAGCCCCTTCCACATCGATTCGGAGATCGCCGTTCTGGGGATCAACACGGCGCGCTCGGTCATCACGGATTTTTCCGAAGGGCGCATGAACAAGGCGCAGATCAAGCGCGTGCGCGAGGTGTTCTGCGAGGTGCCGGACACCGTCTTCAAGGTGCTGTTCACCCACCACCCCTTCCTGCCGCCGCCCGACGCGCCGAAGACGAAGCTGGTCGGGCGGCACAAGCTGGCCCTGCCGGCGCTGGAAAGCTGCGGGGTCGATCTGCTGCTGGCCGGGCATCTGCACCGCGCCTATTCCGGCGACATCATGACCCACCACACCCAGGTGGCGCGCTCCATCCTGGTCGCCCAGGCCTCCACCGCGACCTCCACGCGCCTGCGCAACGAGGCCAACGCCTACAACCTCATCGCCATCGAGCCGCCGCGCGTCACCTTCGAGGTGCGGTCCTGGGAGGGGGCGGCCTTCACCGGCGGACTCGTCTCGCAATGGCGCAAGGACGGCCACCGCTGGATCATGGAGATGCAGGACTCGGGATTCAGACCTGTGAGCGGTGCGGCTTGA
- a CDS encoding diacylglycerol/lipid kinase family protein — protein MMAASAAQASRQEGPGRKTAIILNRSAGTLAGQPIDDTVAAIRSAFERHGAEVSLTAVEPADCASEIRKAIDSDAELVIVGGGDGTIHTAVNMILPTGKILGILPLGTMNLLARDLKTPLDLDEAYEALAAGEVSSIDVAEVNGEVYLNSSVLGFYPQVVQEREEKRKRHRLLKWPAMALAMVRTFRRLPLLDVRIDWGEGPRRVRTPILVVSNNPFDGEAGSMLLRRARLDSGKLGVYVARQRDPWGLLRLMGRTMLGTWQQDEELETLTATQLTVHSRRRRLKMVNDGEILQMEPPLNYRIRHKALKVLLPKAAPEGDGTADDA, from the coding sequence ATGATGGCAGCCTCAGCAGCGCAAGCGTCACGTCAGGAGGGACCGGGCCGCAAGACGGCCATCATCCTCAACCGGTCCGCGGGGACGCTGGCCGGCCAGCCGATCGACGATACGGTGGCGGCGATCCGCAGCGCCTTCGAGCGGCACGGGGCGGAGGTGTCGCTGACCGCGGTGGAACCGGCCGACTGCGCTTCGGAAATCCGCAAGGCCATCGACTCCGACGCGGAGCTGGTGATCGTCGGCGGCGGCGACGGGACCATCCACACCGCGGTCAACATGATCCTGCCCACCGGCAAGATCCTGGGCATCCTGCCGCTCGGCACCATGAACCTGCTGGCGCGCGACCTGAAGACGCCGCTGGACCTCGACGAGGCGTACGAGGCTCTGGCCGCCGGCGAGGTGAGCAGCATCGACGTGGCGGAGGTGAACGGCGAGGTCTACCTGAACAGCTCCGTCCTCGGCTTCTATCCCCAGGTGGTCCAGGAGCGCGAGGAGAAGCGCAAGCGGCACCGCCTGCTGAAATGGCCGGCGATGGCGCTTGCCATGGTCCGCACCTTCCGCCGTCTGCCCCTGCTCGACGTGCGGATCGACTGGGGCGAGGGGCCGCGCCGCGTGCGCACCCCGATTCTGGTGGTTTCCAACAATCCCTTCGACGGCGAGGCGGGCAGCATGCTCCTGCGCCGTGCCCGGCTCGATTCCGGCAAACTCGGCGTCTATGTGGCGCGGCAGCGCGACCCCTGGGGGCTGCTGCGGCTGATGGGGCGCACCATGCTCGGAACTTGGCAGCAGGATGAGGAGTTGGAAACGCTGACGGCCACGCAACTGACGGTGCACAGCCGTCGGCGGCGGCTGAAAATGGTCAACGACGGTGAAATCCTGCAAATGGAGCCGCCGCTGAACTACCGCATCCGTCACAAGGCGCTGAAGGTTCTGCTGCCCAAGGCGGCGCCGGAAGGCGACGGCACGGCGGACGACGCGTGA
- a CDS encoding MarR family winged helix-turn-helix transcriptional regulator — MRKPYYESILLIERLHRHFLEVLKTELDRLGIQDINNVQSLILYNIGEDEMTVGELTARGYYLGSNVSYNVKKMVENGYLGQERSPHDRRSVRVRLSEKGLDLREKISRMFERHLTALEKAGFSDEELVKANETLRKLERFWSASLDYSGFPLTSAA; from the coding sequence GTGCGCAAACCCTATTATGAAAGCATCCTCTTGATCGAACGGCTTCACCGCCACTTTCTCGAGGTGCTGAAGACCGAGCTTGACCGGCTCGGTATCCAGGACATCAACAACGTCCAGAGCCTGATCCTCTACAACATCGGCGAAGACGAGATGACCGTCGGCGAGTTGACGGCGCGCGGCTACTATCTCGGCTCCAACGTGTCCTACAACGTGAAGAAGATGGTCGAGAACGGCTATCTCGGGCAGGAGCGTTCGCCGCACGACCGCCGGTCGGTGCGCGTCCGCCTGTCGGAGAAGGGCCTCGACCTTCGCGAGAAGATCAGCCGCATGTTCGAGCGCCACCTGACGGCGCTGGAGAAGGCCGGCTTCAGCGACGAGGAGCTGGTCAAGGCGAACGAGACCCTGCGCAAGCTCGAACGCTTCTGGTCCGCGTCGCTCGACTACAGCGGCTTTCCGCTGACCTCGGCGGCCTGA